One genomic segment of Suncus etruscus isolate mSunEtr1 chromosome 15, mSunEtr1.pri.cur, whole genome shotgun sequence includes these proteins:
- the S1PR4 gene encoding sphingosine 1-phosphate receptor 4 — MNASLGSPPGGGPESCQQLAARGDSALIVLHYNHSGRLAGRGGPQDAGAGVLRALFVAVSCLVVLENLLVLVAIMLRMRSRHWVYYCLVNITFSDLLTGAAYLANVLLSGTHTFHLAPTQWFLREGLLFMALAASTFSLLFTAAERFATMVRLVTENRATKRARVYGCLGLCWLLAALLGALPLLGWNCVCAFPRCSSLLPLYAKDYVLFCLAVFGLVLASILLLYGAIFRLVQASGRQASPRQQARRKARRLLITVLLILVAFVVCWGPMFGLLLADVFGSDVWAQEYLRGMDWILALAVLNSAVNPLIYSFRSREVCRAVLGFLCCGCLRLGVRGPRDCLARAAEAHSAASTTDSSLQRRESFRGSRSLSFRMREPLSSVSSVRSI, encoded by the coding sequence ATGAATGCCAGCTTGGGGTCCCCTCCGGGCGGTGGCCCCGAATCGTGCCAGCAACTGGCGGCCAGAGGCGACAGCGCGCTCATCGTCCTGCATTACAACCACTCAGGCCGCCTGGCTGGACGCGGGGGGCCCCAGGATGCAGGGGCTGGGGTGCTGCGCGCCCTCTTCGTGGCCGTGAGCTGCCTGGTCGTGCTGGAGAACCTGTTGGTGCTGGTGGCCATCATGCTCCGCATGCGCTCGCGTCACTGGGTCTACTATTGCTTGGTGAACATCACTTTCAGCGATCTGCTGACCGGGGCGGCCTACCTGGCCAACGTGCTGCTGTCGGGGACACACACCTTCCACCTGGCCCCCACGCAGTGGTTCCTGCGCGAGGGGCTGCTCTTCATGGCCCTGGCCGCGTCCACCTTCAGCCTGCTCTTCACGGCGGCCGAGCGCTTCGCCACCATGGTGCGCCTGGTGACCGAGAACCGGGCCACCAAGAGGGCACGCGTGTACGGCTGCCTCGGCCTGTGCTGGCTGCTGGCTGCCCTCCTGGGCGCGCTGCCCCTGCTGGGCTGGAACTGCGTGTGCGCCTTCCCACGCTGCTCCAGCCTGCTGCCACTCTATGCCAAGGACTACGTGCTCTTCTGCTTGGCCGTGTTCGGCCTGGTGCTGGCCTCCATCCTGCTGCTCTACGGGGCCATCTTCCGCCTGGTGCAGGCCAGTGGGCGCCAGGCTAGCCCCCGGCAGCAGGCCCGGCGCAAGGCCCGTCGGCTGCTCATCACCGTGCTGCTCATCCTGGTGGCCTTCGTGGTGTGCTGGGGCCCCATGTTTGGCCTGTTGCTGGCCGATGTCTTCGGTTCCGACGTGTGGGCACAGGAGTACCTGCGGGGCATGGACTGGATCCTGGCCCTGGCCGTGCTCAACTCGGCCGTCAACCCGCTCATCTACTCGTTCCGCAGCCGCGAGGTGTGCCGGGCCGTGCTGGGCTTCCTGTGTTGTGGGTGTCTGCGCCTGGGCGTGCGGGGCCCCCGGGACTGTCTGGCCCGCGCCGCCGAGGCCCACTCGGCCGCCTCTACCACTGACAGCTCGCTGCAGCGTCGGGAGAGTTTCCGCGGGTCCCGCTCGCTGAGCTTTCGCATGCGGGAGCCCCTGTCCAGCGTGTCTAGCGTCCGGAGCATCTGA
- the NCLN gene encoding nicalin yields the protein MLEEAGEVLENMLKASCLPLGFIVFLPAVLLLVAPPLPAADAAHEFTVYRMQQYDLQGQPYGTRNAVLNTEARTVDADVLSRRCVLMRLLDFSYERYQRALRQSAGAVVVILPRTMAAVPQDVIRQFMEIEPEMLAMETPVPVYFAVEDDALLSIYEQTQAASASQGAASAAEVLFHTATANGFQMVTSGAQSKAVSDWLITSVEGRLTGLGGEDLPTIVIVAHYDAFGVAPWLSLGADSNGSGVSVLLELARLFSRLYTYKRTHAPYNLLFFASGGGKFNYQGTKRWLEDNLDHTDSSLLQDNVAFVLCLDTLGRGDRLHLHVSRPPREGTLQHAFLRELEMVAAHQFPEVHFSMVHKKINLAEDMLAWEHERFAIRRLPAFTLSHLESHRDGQRSSIMDVRSRVDSKTLTRNTRLIAEALTRVIYNLTEKGTPPDMPVFTEQMVQQEQLHSVMDWLTQQPRAAQLVDKDSTFLSTLGHHLGRYLKEVRQHHIKADKRDPEFVFYDQLKQVMNAYRVKPAIFDLLLAVCIGAYLGMTYTAVQHFHLLYRTVQRLLLKAKTQ from the exons ATGCTGGAGGAAGCGGGCGAGGTGCTGGAGAACATGCTGAAGGCGTCGTGCCTGCCGCTCGGCTTCATCGTCTTCCTGCCCGCCGTGCTGCTGCTCGTGGCGCCGCCGCTGCCCGCCGCCGACGCGGCGCACGAGTTCACCGTGTACCGCATGCAGCAGTACGACCTGCAGGGGCAGCCGTACG GCACTAGGAACGCGGTGCTGAACACGGAGGCGCGCACGGTGGACGCGGATGTGCTGAGCCGACGCTGTGTACTCATGCGCCTGCTGGATTTCTCCTACGAGCGCTACCAGCGGGCGCTACGCCAGTCGGCGGGGGCTGTGGTCGTCATCCTGCCGCGCACCATGGCCGCAGTTCCGCAGGACGTGATCCGG CAATTCATGGAGATTGAGCCTGAGATGCTGGCCATGGAGACGCCGGTGCCCGTATACTTCGCTGTGGAAGATGACGCGCTTCTGTCCATATACGAGCAAACGCAGGCCGCCTCTGCCTCACAGGGTGCTGCCTCAGCTGCTGAAG TGCTATTTCACACTGCCACTGCCAATGGCTTCCAGATGGTCACCAGTGGGGCACAGAGCAAGGCTGTGAGTGACTGGCTCATCACCAGTGTGGAG GGCCGGCTGACGGGGCTGGGCGGAGAGGATCTCCCCACCATAGTCATCGTGGCCCATTACGATGCTTTCGGAGTGGCTCCT TGGCTGTCACTGGGCGCCGATTCCAATGGCAGTGGCGTATCGGTACTGTTGGAGCTGGCCCGGCTCTTCTCCCGCCTCTATACCTACAAGCGCACCCACGCACC ATACAACCTTTTATTCTTCGCATCTGGAGGGGGCAAGTTCAACTACCAGGGCACCAAGCGCTGGCTGGAGGACAACCTGGACCACACAG ACTCCAGCCTACTGCAGGACAATGTGGCCTTTGTGCTGTGCCTGGACACGTTGGGTCGTGGGGACCGGCTGCACCTACATGTCTCCAGGCCACCCCGGGAGGGGACGCTGCAGCACGCCTTCCTGCGAGAGCTGGAGATG GTGGCCGCCCACCAGTTCCCTGAGGTGCACTTCTCCATGGTGCACAAGAAGATCAACCTGGCAGAGGATATGCTGGCCTGGGAGCATGAGCGCTTCGCCATCCGCCGATTGCCGGCCTTCACACTGTCCCACCTGGAGAGTCACCGTGACGGCCAGCGGAGCAGCATCATGGATGTGCG GTCCCGGGTGGACTCCAAGACCCTGACCCGCAACACACGGCTCATTGCCGAGGCCCTCACCCGGGTCATCTATAACCTCACGGAGAAG GGGACGCCCCCAGACATGCCGGTTTTTACGGAGCAAATG GTGCAGCAGGAGCAGCTGCACTCGGTGATGGACTGGCTGACGCAGCAGCCGCGGGCGGCACAGCTAGTGGACAAGGACAGCACCTTCCTCAGCACCCTCGGCCACCACCTGGGCCGCTACCTCAAGGAGGTGCGGCAGCACCATATCAAAGCTGACAAGCG GGACCCCGAGTTTGTCTTCTACGATCAGCTGAAGCAGGTGATGAATGCCTACAG GGTCAAGCCGGCCATCTTTGACCTGCTACTAGCTGTGTGCATCGGAGCCTACCTGGGCATGACCTACACGGCTGTGCAA